The Osmerus eperlanus chromosome 7, fOsmEpe2.1, whole genome shotgun sequence genome includes a region encoding these proteins:
- the pi4kb gene encoding phosphatidylinositol 4-kinase beta isoform X2, with translation MMGDTELEQPLAQQEEEEQLQKRSPSSTASPSVSISSSPSLSLPSSPSSGPHHQQALSLTPSPSPGEGPPAPSPTLDVISEGVGELSLVIDPEVAKRACHEVLQKVKQLKGDGDGSGSESGSGATDHAQVNGTGHADTSVDGLTGIIKSAKIREEEDAEAAGSVKSARRRQRHNPSKQSWLLRLFESKLFDVSMAISYLHNSKEPGVQAYIGNRLFSFRHEEVDFYLPQLLNMYIHMDEDVGDAIKPYVVHRCRQSISFSLQCAWLLGAYSDDMHISTQRHSRGTKLRKLILSDELKPTGARARREPLTLTPFCPVAPAGPSLHVHGLGGEHSLSPSKRTHQRSKSDATVSISLSSNLKRTASNPKVESSQDEPVRLTPQREFIKSLMGIGKRLATLPTKEQKTQRLISELSLLNHKLPARVWLPTAPFDHHVVRVPHTQAVVLNSKDKAPYLIYVEVLECENFEMSNVPVRIPETRIRSTRSVENLPDCGITADQRAGSFSTVPNYDNDDEAWSVDDIGELQVELPEIHTNSCDNISQFSVDSITSLESKEPIFIAAGDIRRRLSEQLAQTPTTFKRDPEDPSAVALKEPWQEKVRRIRDGSPYGHLPNWRLLSVIVKCGDDLRQELLAFQVLKQLQSIWEQERVPLWIKPYKILVISCDSGMIEPVVNAVSIHQVKKQSQLSLMDYFLQEHGSPTTEAFLTAQRNFVQSCAGYCLICYLLQVKDRHNGNILLDAEGHIIHIDFGFILSSSPRNLGFETSAFKLTSEFVDVMGGLDGDMFNYYKMLMLQGLIAARKHMDKVIQIVEIMQQGSQLPCFHGSSTIRTLKERFHMSLTEEQLQVLVEQMVDGSMRSITTKLYDGFQYLTNGIM, from the exons ATGATGGGTGACACAGAGCTTGAGCAGCCACTGGCTCAGCAAGAGGAAGAagagcagctgcagaaacggagtccctcctccacagcctccccctctgtgtccatctcctcctccccttccctctctctgccctcctccccttcctctggcCCTCACCACCAGCAGGCCctcagcctcacccccagccccagccccggagAGGGTCCACCCGCACCCAGCCCGACTCTGGATGTCATATCAGAGGGTGTCGGAGAGCTGAGCCTGGTTATTGACCCTGAGGTGGCTAAGAGGGCCTGCCATGAGGTGTTGCAGAAGGTCAAGCAGCTGAAGGGTGACGGCGACGGGTCGGGGTCCGAGAGCGGAAGCGGTGCGACGGATCATGCGCAAGTCAATGGTACCGGGCACGCGGACACCTCCGTGGATGGCCTCACGGGTATCATTAAATCAGCGAAGATCCGTGAGGAAGAGGATGCCGAGGCGGCAGGCTCTGTGAAGAGTGCCCGGCGGCGCCAGCGCCACAATCCCTCAAAGCAGTCGTGGCTGCTGCGTCTGTTTGAGTCGAAGCTGTTCGACGTGTCCATGGCCATCTCCTATTTGCACAACTCCAAGGAGCCTGGCGTGCAGGCCTACATCGGCAACCGCCTGTTCAGCTTCCGGCACGAGGAGGTGGATTTCTACCTGCCACAGCTGCtcaacatgtacatacacatggACGAAGATGTAGGAGATGCCATCAAGCCCTATGTG GTTCACCGCTGTCGTCAGAGCATCTCCTTCTCGCTGCAGTGCGCCTGGCTGCTGGGGGCCTACTCCGACGACATGCACATCTCCACGCAGCGCCACTCGCGCGGCACCAAACTCCGCAAGCTCATCCTGTCCGACGAACTGAAGCCGACCGGCGCCCGGGCTCGCAGGGAGCCCCTGACTCTGACTCCCTTCTGTCCCGTGGCGCCCGCCGGCCCCTCCTTGCACGTGCACGGGCTGGGCGGCGAGCACAGCCTGTCACCCTCCAAGCGGACGCACCAGCGCTCCAAGTCGGACGCCACGGTCAGCATCAGTTTGAGCAGCAACCTGAAGAGGACGGCCAGCAACCCCAAGGTGGAGAGCAGCCAGGATGAG CCTGTGCGCCTGACGCCCCAGAGAGAGTTCATCAAGTCCCTGATGGGCATCGGCAAGCGCCTGGCCACACTGCCCACCAAGGAGCAGAAGACCCAGCGTCTGATCTCGGAGCTGTCGCTGCTCAACCACAAGCTGCCCGCCCGCGTCTGGCTGCCCACCGCCCCCTTTGACCACCACGTGGTGCGCGTGCCGCACACGCAGGCTGTGGTGCTCAACTCTAAGGATAAG GCCCCGTACCTCATCTACGTGGAGGTGCTGGAGTGCGAGAACTTTGAGATGTCCAACGTTCCCGTGCGGATCCCGGAGACGCGGATCCGCAGCACGCGCTCGGTGGAGAACCTGCCGGACTGCGGCATCACGGCCGACCAGCGGGCGGGGAGCTTCTCCACGGTCCCCAACTACGACAACGATGACGAGGCCTGGTCAGTGGACGACATCGGGGAGCTTCAGGTGGAG CTCCCCGAGATCCACACCAACAGCTGTGATAACATCTCCCAGTTCTCAGTAGACAGCATCACCAGCCTGGAGAGCAAGGAGCCCATCTTCATTGCCGCTGGAGATATAAG GCGCCGTCTGTCGGAGCAGCTGGCTCAAACCCCCACCACGTTTAAGAGGGACCCCGAGGACCCATCTGCTGTGGCCCTCAAAGAGCCTTGGCAGGAGAAGGTCCG GCGGATAAGGGATGGCTCCCCCTATGGTCACCTCCCTAACTGGCGCTTGCTGTCCGTCATCGTCAAGTGTGGCGACGACCTGCGACAGGAGCTCCTGGCCTTCCAAGTGCTGAAACAGCTGCAG AGCATCTGGGAGCAGGAGCGCGTGCCCCTGTGGATCAAGCCCTACAAGATCCTGGTGATTTCCTGCGACAGCGGCATGATTGAGCCCGTGGTCAATGCCGTGTCCATCCACCAG GTGAAGAAGCAGAGCCAGCTGTCGCTGATGGACTACTTCCTGCAGGAGCATGGCAGCCCCACCACAGAGGCCTTCCTCACCGCCCAGCGGAACTTCGTCCAGAGCTGCGCCGGCTACTGCCTCATCTGCTACCTGCTGCAGGTCAAAGACAG gcacaATGGGAACATCCTATTGGACGCGGAGGGGCACATCATCCACATAGACTTCGGCTTCATCCTGTCCAGCTCGCCGCGCAACCTAGGCTTTGAGACCTCCGCCTTCAAGCTCACCAGCGAGTTTGTGGAC GTGATGGGAGGTCTCGATGGAGACATGTTCAACTACTATAAGATGCTGATGCTGCAAGGCTTGATAGCTGCGCGGAAACACATGGACAAAGTCATCCAGATAGTGGAGATCATGCAGCAAG gCTCCCAGTTGCCGTGCTTCCACGGCTCCAGCACCATCCGAACCCTGAAGGAACGTTTCCACATGAGCCTGACGGAGGAGCAGCTGCAGGTGCTGGTGGAGCAGATGGTGGACGGCTCCATGCGCTCCATCACCACCAAGCTCTATGACGGTTTCCAGTATCTCACCAACGGCATCatgtga
- the pi4kb gene encoding phosphatidylinositol 4-kinase beta isoform X1 — MMGDTELEQPLAQQEEEEQLQKRSPSSTASPSVSISSSPSLSLPSSPSSGPHHQQALSLTPSPSPGEGPPAPSPTLDVISEGVGELSLVIDPEVAKRACHEVLQKVKQLKGDGDGSGSESGSGATDHAQVNGTGHADTSVDGLTGIIKSAKIREEEDAEAAGSVKSARRRQRHNPSKQSWLLRLFESKLFDVSMAISYLHNSKEPGVQAYIGNRLFSFRHEEVDFYLPQLLNMYIHMDEDVGDAIKPYVVHRCRQSISFSLQCAWLLGAYSDDMHISTQRHSRGTKLRKLILSDELKPTGARARREPLTLTPFCPVAPAGPSLHVHGLGGEHSLSPSKRTHQRSKSDATVSISLSSNLKRTASNPKVESSQDEDSSSSSTESLHQEAGTPVRLTPQREFIKSLMGIGKRLATLPTKEQKTQRLISELSLLNHKLPARVWLPTAPFDHHVVRVPHTQAVVLNSKDKAPYLIYVEVLECENFEMSNVPVRIPETRIRSTRSVENLPDCGITADQRAGSFSTVPNYDNDDEAWSVDDIGELQVELPEIHTNSCDNISQFSVDSITSLESKEPIFIAAGDIRRRLSEQLAQTPTTFKRDPEDPSAVALKEPWQEKVRRIRDGSPYGHLPNWRLLSVIVKCGDDLRQELLAFQVLKQLQSIWEQERVPLWIKPYKILVISCDSGMIEPVVNAVSIHQVKKQSQLSLMDYFLQEHGSPTTEAFLTAQRNFVQSCAGYCLICYLLQVKDRHNGNILLDAEGHIIHIDFGFILSSSPRNLGFETSAFKLTSEFVDVMGGLDGDMFNYYKMLMLQGLIAARKHMDKVIQIVEIMQQGSQLPCFHGSSTIRTLKERFHMSLTEEQLQVLVEQMVDGSMRSITTKLYDGFQYLTNGIM; from the exons ATGATGGGTGACACAGAGCTTGAGCAGCCACTGGCTCAGCAAGAGGAAGAagagcagctgcagaaacggagtccctcctccacagcctccccctctgtgtccatctcctcctccccttccctctctctgccctcctccccttcctctggcCCTCACCACCAGCAGGCCctcagcctcacccccagccccagccccggagAGGGTCCACCCGCACCCAGCCCGACTCTGGATGTCATATCAGAGGGTGTCGGAGAGCTGAGCCTGGTTATTGACCCTGAGGTGGCTAAGAGGGCCTGCCATGAGGTGTTGCAGAAGGTCAAGCAGCTGAAGGGTGACGGCGACGGGTCGGGGTCCGAGAGCGGAAGCGGTGCGACGGATCATGCGCAAGTCAATGGTACCGGGCACGCGGACACCTCCGTGGATGGCCTCACGGGTATCATTAAATCAGCGAAGATCCGTGAGGAAGAGGATGCCGAGGCGGCAGGCTCTGTGAAGAGTGCCCGGCGGCGCCAGCGCCACAATCCCTCAAAGCAGTCGTGGCTGCTGCGTCTGTTTGAGTCGAAGCTGTTCGACGTGTCCATGGCCATCTCCTATTTGCACAACTCCAAGGAGCCTGGCGTGCAGGCCTACATCGGCAACCGCCTGTTCAGCTTCCGGCACGAGGAGGTGGATTTCTACCTGCCACAGCTGCtcaacatgtacatacacatggACGAAGATGTAGGAGATGCCATCAAGCCCTATGTG GTTCACCGCTGTCGTCAGAGCATCTCCTTCTCGCTGCAGTGCGCCTGGCTGCTGGGGGCCTACTCCGACGACATGCACATCTCCACGCAGCGCCACTCGCGCGGCACCAAACTCCGCAAGCTCATCCTGTCCGACGAACTGAAGCCGACCGGCGCCCGGGCTCGCAGGGAGCCCCTGACTCTGACTCCCTTCTGTCCCGTGGCGCCCGCCGGCCCCTCCTTGCACGTGCACGGGCTGGGCGGCGAGCACAGCCTGTCACCCTCCAAGCGGACGCACCAGCGCTCCAAGTCGGACGCCACGGTCAGCATCAGTTTGAGCAGCAACCTGAAGAGGACGGCCAGCAACCCCAAGGTGGAGAGCAGCCAGGATGAG GATTCGAGCTCCAGCTCGACTGAGAGTCTCCACCAGGAGGCTGGGACA CCTGTGCGCCTGACGCCCCAGAGAGAGTTCATCAAGTCCCTGATGGGCATCGGCAAGCGCCTGGCCACACTGCCCACCAAGGAGCAGAAGACCCAGCGTCTGATCTCGGAGCTGTCGCTGCTCAACCACAAGCTGCCCGCCCGCGTCTGGCTGCCCACCGCCCCCTTTGACCACCACGTGGTGCGCGTGCCGCACACGCAGGCTGTGGTGCTCAACTCTAAGGATAAG GCCCCGTACCTCATCTACGTGGAGGTGCTGGAGTGCGAGAACTTTGAGATGTCCAACGTTCCCGTGCGGATCCCGGAGACGCGGATCCGCAGCACGCGCTCGGTGGAGAACCTGCCGGACTGCGGCATCACGGCCGACCAGCGGGCGGGGAGCTTCTCCACGGTCCCCAACTACGACAACGATGACGAGGCCTGGTCAGTGGACGACATCGGGGAGCTTCAGGTGGAG CTCCCCGAGATCCACACCAACAGCTGTGATAACATCTCCCAGTTCTCAGTAGACAGCATCACCAGCCTGGAGAGCAAGGAGCCCATCTTCATTGCCGCTGGAGATATAAG GCGCCGTCTGTCGGAGCAGCTGGCTCAAACCCCCACCACGTTTAAGAGGGACCCCGAGGACCCATCTGCTGTGGCCCTCAAAGAGCCTTGGCAGGAGAAGGTCCG GCGGATAAGGGATGGCTCCCCCTATGGTCACCTCCCTAACTGGCGCTTGCTGTCCGTCATCGTCAAGTGTGGCGACGACCTGCGACAGGAGCTCCTGGCCTTCCAAGTGCTGAAACAGCTGCAG AGCATCTGGGAGCAGGAGCGCGTGCCCCTGTGGATCAAGCCCTACAAGATCCTGGTGATTTCCTGCGACAGCGGCATGATTGAGCCCGTGGTCAATGCCGTGTCCATCCACCAG GTGAAGAAGCAGAGCCAGCTGTCGCTGATGGACTACTTCCTGCAGGAGCATGGCAGCCCCACCACAGAGGCCTTCCTCACCGCCCAGCGGAACTTCGTCCAGAGCTGCGCCGGCTACTGCCTCATCTGCTACCTGCTGCAGGTCAAAGACAG gcacaATGGGAACATCCTATTGGACGCGGAGGGGCACATCATCCACATAGACTTCGGCTTCATCCTGTCCAGCTCGCCGCGCAACCTAGGCTTTGAGACCTCCGCCTTCAAGCTCACCAGCGAGTTTGTGGAC GTGATGGGAGGTCTCGATGGAGACATGTTCAACTACTATAAGATGCTGATGCTGCAAGGCTTGATAGCTGCGCGGAAACACATGGACAAAGTCATCCAGATAGTGGAGATCATGCAGCAAG gCTCCCAGTTGCCGTGCTTCCACGGCTCCAGCACCATCCGAACCCTGAAGGAACGTTTCCACATGAGCCTGACGGAGGAGCAGCTGCAGGTGCTGGTGGAGCAGATGGTGGACGGCTCCATGCGCTCCATCACCACCAAGCTCTATGACGGTTTCCAGTATCTCACCAACGGCATCatgtga
- the myo1eb gene encoding myosin IEb — MGSKERYHWQTQNVKVSGVDDMVLLSKINEEAITDNLKKRYMDDYIFTYIGPVLISVNPFKQLPYFTDREVELYQGASQYENPPHIYALADYMYRNMMIDCENQCVIISGESGAGKTVAAKYIMSYISKVSGGGAKVQHVKDIILQSNPLLEAFGNAKTVRNNNSSRFGKYFEIQFSRGGEPDGGKISNFLLEKSRVVSQNQGERNFHIYYQVLEGASKEQRENLGITTPDYYLYLNQSGTYTVEDVNDKKEFADTMEAMSVVGLSLDEQDTVLQIVAGILHLGNIAFREEGNYAVVESEDFLAFPAFLLGISQEGLKNKLTSRIMDSKWGGKTETIAVTLNTEQACFTRDALSKALYSRLFDYLVDSINKAMQKDHEEFNIGVLDIYGFEIFQQNGFEQFCINFVNEKLQQIFIELTLKAEQEEYVQEGIKWTPIEYFNNKIVCDLIESKLNPIGIMSVLDDVCATMHAKGDGADQMLVQKLQSQIGTHEHFNSWNKGFIVHHYAGKVSYTVSGFCERNRDVLFPDIFELMQSSEFVFIKDLFKENLEAEKKGRPTTASNKIKKQANTLVSTLMKCTPHYIRCIKPNETKKPRDWEDSRAKHQVEYLGLRENIRVRRAGYAFRRPFAKFLHRYAILTKETWPKWQGEERQGVLHLLKSVNMDQDQYQLGKNKIFIKAPESLFLLEEMRERKFNGYARVIQKAWRKHIAVRKYVRMREEASDILLNKKERRRNSLNRNFVGDYIGTDNHPEVRQFVGRRERIDFADVVVKYDRRFKTVKRDLILTPKFLYMIGREKVKQGPDKGQIREVLKRQIEIDKIQSISLSTLQDDFFIVHEEHYDSVLQSIFKTEFLSLLYKRYEEKALRKLPLKFNNLLEFKVKKGGWGPFGAAGSRQIQFQTGQGDDVVLKPSNKVLVVSIGPGLPKNSRPTRRDNRKSRYMDNQTPGSGQYSRGSPRTRGGSRAGGDRQSGRPPSSRSSMLRQQASMDQPSLPRHLGSRQPSKRSNNSNLGQADMGFMGVPDQGVAGLHRRRSKEYKPPPGANRPKPAPRPKPRTPQCRALYAYDAQDTDELSFNPDDVIEVLTEDPSGWWYGRLRGREGMFPGNYVEKI, encoded by the exons ATG gggAGTAAGGAGCGTTACCATTGGCAGACCCAGAATGTCAAGGTCAGCGGGGTGGACGACATGGTCCTGCTGTCAAAGATCAATGAAGAAGCCATAACGGACAACCTCAAGAAGAGATACATGGACGACTACATCTTT ACATACATAGGACCGGTGCTGATCTCAGTCAACCCCTTCAAACAGCTGCCATACTTCACTGATAGAGAGGTGGAGCTGTACCAAGGAgct tcCCAGTATGAGAATCCCCCTCACATCTACGCCCTGGCCGACTACATGTACCGCAACATGATGATCGACTGTGAGAACCAGTGTGTCATCATCAG TGGTGAGAGCGGAGCTGGAAAGACGGTAGCAGCCAAGTACATCATGAGCTACATCTCCAAAGTGTCAGGTGGAGGTGCCAAAGTTCAG CATGTGAAAGATATCATTCTTCAATCCAACCCTCTGCTGGAGGCCTTTGGGAATGCCAAGACAGTCCGCAACAACAACTCCAGTCGCTTT GGGAAGTATTTTGAGATCCAGTTCAGTCGGGGAGGAGAGCCGGACGGAGGGAAGATCTCTAACTTCCTGTTGGAGAAGTCCAGGGTGGTGTCTCAgaaccagggagagaggaactTCCACATCTACTACCAG GTCTTAGAGGGCGCAAGTAAAGAGCAGAGGGAGAACCTGGGTATCACCACGCCAGACTACTACCTCTACCTCAACCAGTCCGGCACCTACACTGTAGAGGACGTCAATGACAAGAAGGAGTTTGCAGACACCATG GAGGCCATGTCTGTTGTGGGTCTGTCCCTGGATGAGCAGGACACAGTGCTGCAGATCGTAGCAGGCATCTTGCATCTGGGCAACATTGCCTTCCGAGAAGAGGGCAACTATGCTGTGGTGGAGAGTGAGGACT tcCTGGCTTTCCCAGCCTTCCTGTTGGGCATTTCCCAGGAGGGCCTGAAGAACAAGCTGACCAGTCGCATCATGGACAGCAAATGGGGGGGCAAGACTGAGACGATCGCCGTCACCCTCAACACGGAGCAGGCCTGCTTCACACGCGACGCCCTCTCCAAGGCCCTCTACTCCCGTCTCTTCGACTACCTTGTGGAC TCTATCAACAAGGCCATGCAGAAAGACCATGAGGAGTTTAACATTGGTGTGTTGGACATCTATGGTTTTGAGATCTTCCAG CAAAACGGCTTTGAGCAGTTCTGCATCAACTTCGTTAACGAGAAGCTGCAGCAGATTTTCATCGAGCTCACACTAAAGGCTGAGCAG GAGGAGTATGTACAGGAAGGAATCAAGTGGACCCCGATCGAATACTTCAACAATAAAATAGTGTGTGACCTCATCGAGTCCAAATTG AATCCGATTGGCATCATGAGTGTCCTGGATGACGTGTGTGCCACCATGCATGCCAAGGGCGACGGCGCTGACCAGATGCTGGTCCAGAAGCTCCAATCCCAGATTGGCACCCATGAACACTTTAACAGCTGGAATAAAGGATTCATTGTTCACCACTACGCGGGAAAG GTGTCGTACACAGTCAGTGGCTTCTGTGAGAGGAATCGGGATGTGCTTTTCCCTGACATCTTCGAACTGATGCAGAGCAGCGAATT TGTCTTCATAAAAGACCTCTTCAAAGAAAACCTTGAGGCAGAGAAGAAGGGCCGTCCAACCACAGCTAGCAACAAGATCAAG AAACAAGCAAACACCCTGGTGAGCACGCTGATGAAGTGCACGCCCCACTACATTCGCTGCATCAAGCCCAACGAGACCAAGAAACCGAGAGACTGGGAGGACTCGCGAGCCAAGCACCAGGTGGAGTACCTGGGCCTACGCGAGAACATCCGAGTGCGCAGGGCGGGCTACGCCTTCCGGCGGCCCTTTGCTAAGTTTCTGCACAG GTATGCCATCCTGACCAAAGAGACATGGCCCAAGTGGCAGGGGGAGGAACGGCAGGGTGTTCTCCACCTGCTGAAGTCTGtcaacatggaccaggaccagtACCAGCTGGGCAAGAACAAGATCTTTATCAAAGCCCCAGAGTCA ttGTTCCTGCTTGAAGAGATGCGGGAGAGGAAGTTCAACGGCTACGCCCGTGTCATCCAGAAGGCCTGGCGCAAACACATCGCTGTGCGCAAGTACGTCCGCATGAGGGAGGAAG CCTCCGACATCCTGCTGaacaagaaggagagaaggagaaacagcCTCAACCGCAACTTTGTGGGTGACTACATTGGCACAGACAACCACCCCGAGGTCCGCCAGTTTGTGGGCCGCCGTGAGAGGATCGACTTTGCGGATGTGGTCGTCAAATATGACCGCAGATTCAAG ACTGTGAAGCGTGACCTCATCCTGACCCCTAAGTTCTTGTACATGATTGGTCGAGAAAAGGTGAAGCAAGGCCCAGACAAGGGGCAGATCCGCGAGGTTCTGAAGAGACAGATTGAGATTGACAAGATCCAGTCCATCTCTCTCAG TACTTTGCAGGATGACTTCTTTATCGTCCACGAGGAGCACTATGACAGCGTCCTCCAGAGCATCTTCAAGACTGAGTTCCTCAGTCTGCTCTACAAGCGCTATGAGGAGAAGGCCCTTCGGAAACTTCCTCTCAAGTTCAACAACCT ACTGGAGTTTAAGGTGAAGAAAGGTGGCTGGGGTCCCTTTGGGGCAGCAGGCTCCAGACAAATCCAGTTTCAGACGGGCCAGGGAGACGACGTAGTTCTCAAGCCCAGCAATAAGGTCCTCGTAGTCAGCATCGGACCCGGACTTCCCAAGAACTCCA GGCCGACACGCAGGGACAACAGGAAAAGTCGCTACATGGACAACCAGACCCCTGGATCAGGACAGTACTCACGTG GCTCCCCCAGGACTAGAGGTGGGAGCCGTGCTGGAGGTGATCGCCAGAGTGGCCGCCCGCCATCGTCCAGGAGTTCAATGCTGCGTCAGCAGGCCAGTATGGATCAGCCTAGCCTGCCTCGACACCTGGGCTCCCGGCAGCCCTCCAAGCGCTCCAACAACAGCAACCTCGGCCAGGCCGACATGGGCTTCATGGGAGTACCTGATCAGGGGGTCGCTGG TCTTCATCGTCGACGTTCAAAGGAGTACAAGCCTCCCCCAGGAGCTAACCGCCCTAAACCAGCTCCCAGGCCTAAACCTCGCACCCCACAGTGCAGGGCGCTCTACGCCTACGATGCTCAGGACACAGATGAGCTGAGCTTCAACCCAGACGACGTCATAGAGGTCCTCACTGAAG ATCCCTCGGGCTGGTGGTATGGTCGTCTGCGAGGGAGAGAAGGCATGTTCCCTGGAAACTATGTCGAGAAGATCTAG